The following proteins are encoded in a genomic region of Methanoculleus bourgensis MS2:
- the psmB gene encoding archaeal proteasome endopeptidase complex subunit beta, whose protein sequence is MLDVSEQIMKGTTTVGLIFKDGVVLATEMRATMGNLIASKRAKKIYKITPRIGMTTAGGVGDAQQLVRIIQVECSLYEMRRGRTMSVGAASTLLSNYLNQNRYYPYYVQLLMGGFDEGGPSVYSVDAMGGATREEEIVATGSGSPFAYGVLEDQYRPDMTEEEAKDLAIRAVRSAMRRDAGSGENIMVVVIMKDKYEESIVSGLQAQSAARQTT, encoded by the coding sequence ATGCTTGATGTTTCAGAGCAGATTATGAAAGGCACAACAACTGTCGGACTGATCTTCAAAGACGGCGTCGTCCTTGCCACAGAGATGCGGGCGACGATGGGCAACCTCATTGCGAGCAAACGTGCCAAAAAGATCTACAAAATTACTCCAAGGATCGGTATGACCACTGCCGGGGGCGTCGGCGACGCACAGCAGCTGGTCCGGATTATTCAGGTCGAGTGCAGCCTCTACGAGATGCGGCGTGGAAGGACTATGTCTGTCGGCGCGGCATCGACCCTGCTCTCCAATTACTTAAACCAGAACCGCTACTATCCCTACTACGTCCAGCTCCTGATGGGCGGGTTCGACGAAGGCGGGCCGAGCGTCTACTCTGTCGATGCCATGGGCGGGGCAACCAGGGAAGAGGAGATCGTCGCCACCGGCTCAGGTTCTCCCTTCGCCTACGGTGTGCTTGAGGACCAGTACCGCCCTGACATGACCGAGGAAGAGGCAAAGGACCTCGCCATCCGAGCGGTTCGGTCGGCGATGCGCCGTGACGCCGGATCCGGAGAGAATATCATGGTGGTCGTGATCATGAAAGATAAATATGAAGAGTCTATAGTGAGTGGGTTGCAGGCGCAGTCCGCGGCCCGCCAGACAACCTAA
- a CDS encoding NAD-dependent epimerase/dehydratase family protein has protein sequence MMFCIVTGGAGFIGSHVVDALVAAGNDVLVIDDCSAGTPENLAQHLASGQVTFIRQNLLDDGWQEHLEGGDRVYHIAADPDVRQSAMTPDSQVRNNVIATYRVLEAMRAHDVPELVFTSTSTVYGEASVIPTPETYTPLEPISVYGATKLACEALISSYCHSFDMRAWVYRFANIIGERSNHGVIWDFIRKLRENPRELEILGDGRQTKSYLEVGECVRAVQFGIDHSRDPVNTFNIGSEDWIDVVTIADIVAEEMDLSGVRYRFTGGARGWVGDVPKMQLSVEKLKSLGWRCGTTSQASVRTAVRAMLE, from the coding sequence ATGATGTTCTGTATCGTAACAGGCGGTGCTGGCTTCATCGGTTCGCACGTCGTCGATGCTCTGGTTGCAGCGGGAAACGACGTGCTGGTCATCGATGACTGCAGCGCGGGCACCCCGGAGAACCTCGCACAGCATCTGGCGAGCGGGCAGGTCACCTTCATCAGACAGAACCTGCTCGACGACGGCTGGCAGGAGCACCTGGAGGGCGGAGACCGGGTCTACCACATCGCTGCAGACCCTGACGTCAGGCAGAGCGCCATGACCCCGGACTCTCAGGTGAGGAACAATGTCATCGCCACGTACCGGGTGCTTGAGGCGATGCGGGCGCATGACGTGCCGGAACTGGTCTTCACCTCGACCTCGACCGTCTACGGCGAGGCCTCGGTCATCCCGACACCGGAGACCTACACGCCGCTTGAGCCGATATCGGTCTACGGCGCGACGAAACTTGCCTGTGAGGCGCTCATATCGTCCTACTGTCACTCGTTCGATATGCGGGCATGGGTCTACCGGTTCGCAAACATCATCGGCGAACGGAGCAACCACGGCGTCATCTGGGATTTCATCAGGAAACTCCGCGAGAACCCGCGGGAACTCGAGATCCTCGGCGATGGCAGACAGACAAAATCATATCTTGAGGTAGGGGAGTGCGTCCGTGCCGTGCAGTTCGGGATCGACCACTCGCGCGACCCGGTGAACACCTTCAATATCGGGTCCGAGGACTGGATCGACGTTGTCACGATCGCCGATATCGTCGCAGAGGAGATGGACCTCTCCGGCGTCCGCTACCGGTTCACCGGCGGCGCACGCGGCTGGGTCGGCGACGTCCCGAAGATGCAGCTCTCGGTCGAGAAACTCAAGAGTCTCGGCTGGCGGTGCGGGACCACCTCCCAGGCGAGCGTGCGCACGGCGGTCCGCGCCATGCTCGAGTAG
- a CDS encoding fasciclin domain-containing protein: MPLAVTAALVGDENVTATPDNETGQMDNMTIAGYIAQDENLTRLAEALNVTGLYDALNTGGPYTVFAPSDDAFNALGNETVNQLFNETANLTTVLQYHVVEGKYTSANLTAMAENQTGNQTGNQTGENILGIIGGLLGGGNQTGNQTGNMTTLKTLSGESLNVTVSDGKIMVENANVTMKDINATNGVIHIIDKVLVPPGMNLTVAENQTGVMANETTEVMTTETTM, translated from the coding sequence ATGCCGTTGGCTGTGACAGCGGCACTGGTAGGAGATGAGAATGTAACGGCGACGCCCGATAACGAGACGGGGCAGATGGATAACATGACAATCGCCGGCTACATCGCACAGGACGAGAACCTGACGAGGCTGGCTGAAGCGCTCAACGTGACAGGGCTCTACGATGCCCTGAATACCGGAGGGCCGTATACGGTCTTTGCGCCGAGCGACGATGCATTCAATGCGCTTGGCAACGAGACCGTGAACCAGCTCTTCAACGAGACCGCGAACCTGACCACGGTTCTCCAGTATCACGTTGTTGAGGGGAAGTATACCTCAGCAAACCTCACAGCTATGGCTGAAAACCAGACCGGGAACCAGACCGGGAACCAGACCGGAGAGAATATCCTCGGTATCATCGGCGGGCTCCTCGGTGGCGGAAACCAGACCGGAAACCAGACCGGGAACATGACAACGCTGAAGACGCTCTCTGGTGAGAGCCTCAACGTCACCGTCAGCGACGGCAAGATCATGGTCGAGAACGCCAATGTCACCATGAAGGACATCAACGCGACGAATGGCGTGATCCACATTATTGACAAGGTGCTGGTGCCCCCGGGTATGAACCTGACCGTGGCGGAAAACCAGACCGGAGTGATGGCAAACGAGACAACTGAAGTGATGACAACCGAGACCACGATGTGA
- a CDS encoding cofactor-independent phosphoglycerate mutase: protein MKYVIILGDGMADEPLAELGGRTPLEYAEIPNMDRIAREGRCGMLRTVPDEFEPGSDIANLSILGYDPRTTYTGRGPLEAASMGVSLQDGEIAYRCNLVTVRDGMMEDFNAGHISSTEGAELLRDLDAALGDVRVYPGVGYRNLMVVSRALGAETTAPHDIVGQPIEDYLPRGGDAEILLNCIERSEEVFADHPVNRRRLQEGKTPATGIWPWSGGKKPSLAPFQEKYGLSGGMISAVDLLRGIACLAGMEVIHVPGATGFLDTDYEAKARYAVNALDRLDFVYVHVEAPDEAGHMGSVEEKVRAIERLDEAIGIVLDRPDTTVAVLPDHPTPIRYKTHTMNPVPFALLGKGRDDVQAFSECEAAKGSFGLVQAPDFLSLLFS, encoded by the coding sequence ATGAAATACGTCATCATCCTCGGAGACGGCATGGCTGATGAGCCGCTTGCCGAACTGGGGGGTAGAACACCCCTCGAGTACGCAGAGATACCAAACATGGACAGGATCGCCCGGGAGGGGCGGTGCGGAATGCTCCGGACCGTTCCGGACGAGTTCGAGCCCGGGAGCGATATCGCAAACCTCTCCATCCTGGGATATGACCCCCGCACCACCTATACCGGGAGGGGCCCCCTGGAGGCTGCCAGCATGGGGGTCAGCCTCCAGGACGGGGAGATCGCCTACCGGTGCAACCTGGTCACGGTCCGGGACGGGATGATGGAGGACTTCAACGCCGGGCACATATCCAGCACCGAGGGCGCCGAACTCCTCCGCGACCTGGACGCCGCGCTCGGGGACGTCAGGGTCTACCCGGGGGTCGGCTACCGGAACCTGATGGTCGTTTCCCGGGCGCTTGGGGCTGAGACCACCGCGCCCCACGACATCGTCGGCCAGCCCATCGAAGACTACCTCCCACGCGGCGGCGATGCCGAGATCCTCCTCAACTGTATCGAGCGGTCGGAGGAGGTCTTTGCCGACCACCCGGTCAACCGGCGTCGCCTGCAGGAGGGAAAAACCCCCGCAACCGGCATCTGGCCATGGAGCGGCGGGAAGAAGCCGTCGCTTGCACCCTTCCAGGAGAAGTATGGTCTTTCCGGCGGGATGATCTCTGCAGTTGACCTGCTGCGCGGCATCGCCTGCCTCGCCGGGATGGAAGTGATCCACGTCCCGGGTGCCACCGGGTTCCTGGACACCGACTACGAAGCGAAGGCCCGGTACGCGGTCAACGCCCTCGACCGGCTCGACTTCGTCTACGTCCATGTCGAGGCCCCCGACGAGGCCGGGCACATGGGAAGCGTGGAAGAGAAGGTGCGGGCAATCGAGCGGCTCGACGAGGCTATCGGGATCGTCCTGGACCGGCCGGACACCACCGTCGCGGTCCTCCCCGACCACCCGACGCCGATACGGTATAAGACCCACACCATGAACCCGGTGCCGTTTGCCCTGCTCGGGAAGGGGAGAGATGATGTACAGGCATTCTCCGAGTGCGAGGCGGCGAAGGGATCGTTCGGGCTCGTCCAGGCTCCTGACTTCCTCTCGCTCCTCTTCTCATAA
- a CDS encoding MFS transporter, whose product MSRNLPILLGVFVVMALSNAVVPVLPDFAGGAAMQGAVYAAYFFGAFVTVLPAGMASDRIGRVPLIRAGLLLTLASGILILLYPSGLPLLLFRGIEGLGAGLFVSAALAWANSHPSSGQISGYVMAAQNLGLVVGLLAAGWLDAAFESHLAGVAAFTALTVPALAMSVTIRESGHGGFARADLPAIVRNYFWLFAAAAVLVGMTGAVAAIYPEYTGSGPSLLALQLATINIATIVAVLIAPRIALRPVPTIQISSILMAGAVLAGYVTPYALPLIGGLAGVIIVAILAFLAETKIQQGAMAGLFNTATYAGFTFLAAFAGLVAGEFSFLTAFLLLAGMAAVMAFTISGCRCEYRG is encoded by the coding sequence ATGTCGCGGAACCTGCCCATTCTCCTCGGGGTATTCGTGGTGATGGCGCTCTCAAACGCCGTCGTCCCGGTGCTCCCTGATTTTGCCGGAGGGGCAGCAATGCAGGGGGCGGTCTACGCCGCATACTTTTTTGGTGCGTTTGTCACGGTGCTCCCGGCAGGGATGGCAAGCGACCGGATCGGCCGCGTGCCGCTCATCCGTGCCGGGCTTCTCCTGACCCTCGCAAGCGGGATCCTCATCCTGCTCTATCCATCTGGCCTGCCGCTCCTCCTGTTCCGGGGGATTGAGGGGCTCGGGGCCGGGCTCTTTGTATCGGCGGCGCTCGCGTGGGCAAACTCGCACCCCTCCTCAGGGCAGATCAGCGGGTATGTCATGGCGGCCCAGAACCTCGGTCTGGTCGTGGGGCTTCTCGCCGCCGGGTGGCTGGATGCGGCCTTTGAGAGTCATCTCGCGGGGGTCGCCGCCTTTACGGCGCTCACGGTTCCCGCACTCGCGATGAGCGTCACTATCAGGGAGAGCGGACACGGCGGGTTTGCGAGAGCCGACCTCCCGGCAATCGTCAGGAACTACTTCTGGCTCTTTGCTGCGGCAGCCGTCCTCGTGGGCATGACCGGGGCGGTAGCGGCCATCTACCCGGAGTATACGGGAAGCGGTCCGTCACTGCTTGCCCTCCAGCTTGCGACGATCAACATCGCGACCATCGTTGCCGTGCTCATCGCGCCCCGCATCGCCCTCCGGCCGGTCCCGACCATCCAGATCTCCTCGATTCTCATGGCCGGGGCAGTTCTGGCGGGTTACGTTACACCCTACGCCCTCCCTCTCATCGGCGGCCTTGCCGGCGTGATCATCGTCGCGATACTTGCGTTCCTCGCAGAGACGAAGATCCAGCAGGGCGCGATGGCCGGGCTCTTCAACACCGCGACCTACGCGGGGTTCACCTTCCTTGCCGCCTTCGCCGGGCTGGTCGCGGGGGAGTTCAGTTTCCTAACCGCATTTCTCCTGCTTGCCGGGATGGCGGCGGTGATGGCGTTTACCATCAGCGGGTGCCGGTGCGAGTATCGCGGGTGA
- a CDS encoding universal stress protein codes for MFRKILVAIDGSEPANRALEAAIEEAGVWNAEVHVIYVVESGLFSSLPMDNTLEVIYSVLQKEGEEILESARMKADAVDVPLTAHLRQGHAGSQIVSLAEELGADLILLGSHGKSGVDRLLLGSVTDYVVRNSPITTTVVRS; via the coding sequence ATGTTCCGTAAGATACTTGTTGCAATAGACGGTTCCGAACCGGCCAATCGTGCCCTGGAAGCAGCCATAGAGGAGGCAGGGGTATGGAACGCCGAAGTTCATGTCATTTATGTGGTTGAATCCGGGCTTTTTTCATCCCTTCCCATGGACAACACACTCGAGGTCATCTACAGTGTTCTGCAGAAGGAAGGCGAGGAAATTCTTGAATCGGCTCGAATGAAGGCAGATGCGGTGGACGTTCCGCTTACCGCACATCTCCGGCAGGGGCACGCGGGATCTCAGATCGTCTCCCTCGCCGAAGAACTGGGGGCCGACCTCATTCTCCTCGGGTCCCACGGTAAGAGCGGTGTCGACCGCCTTCTCCTCGGCAGCGTGACCGACTATGTCGTGCGAAATAGTCCCATTACAACAACGGTGGTGAGATCATAA
- a CDS encoding CBS domain-containing protein: protein MLVRDYMVTDVVCVEIPGNRDDVLRILKRTGISGVPVLKDGELVGIITRKDLLRKADETQLGLLMTPDPVVIRPDAPISEAAQLMVRHNIRRLPVVENGTMIGIISVADLVAAIAQMRLEEPIKDSYVSKTYALWEDTPLSLVGRILEISGYDAIPILMEDGTLTGIISERDLIRHTRIEDGIEVSDFSNGTDDDEWTWESIRDMHTISYGISKIQLLPIPVKNAMIRNVLAVPLNAEISECALKMKRARIDQLPVVNGNKRLIAMLFDRELIKVLLPERQGLRKS from the coding sequence ATGCTCGTCCGTGACTACATGGTGACCGACGTGGTCTGTGTAGAGATTCCCGGAAACAGAGACGACGTCCTGCGCATCCTGAAGCGTACGGGCATAAGCGGCGTGCCGGTCCTGAAAGATGGCGAACTCGTCGGCATCATCACCCGAAAGGACCTCCTCCGGAAAGCGGACGAGACCCAGCTCGGGCTCCTGATGACACCCGACCCGGTCGTCATCCGGCCGGACGCACCCATATCCGAAGCAGCGCAGTTAATGGTACGTCATAACATCAGGAGACTTCCGGTCGTGGAGAACGGGACCATGATCGGGATCATCAGCGTGGCCGACCTCGTCGCCGCCATAGCCCAGATGCGCCTGGAAGAACCTATCAAGGACAGCTACGTCAGCAAGACCTACGCCCTCTGGGAAGATACACCCCTCTCGCTTGTCGGGAGGATCCTCGAGATCTCGGGCTACGATGCCATTCCCATCCTGATGGAGGATGGGACGCTTACCGGCATCATATCGGAGCGGGACCTCATCAGGCATACCCGCATCGAGGACGGTATTGAGGTCAGTGACTTCTCGAACGGCACCGACGACGATGAGTGGACCTGGGAGAGCATCCGGGACATGCACACCATCAGTTACGGGATCTCAAAGATCCAGCTTCTCCCGATCCCGGTCAAGAATGCGATGATCAGAAACGTCCTCGCCGTTCCCCTCAACGCCGAGATCAGTGAGTGTGCATTGAAGATGAAGCGTGCCCGGATAGACCAGCTCCCGGTCGTCAACGGGAACAAGCGGCTCATTGCCATGCTCTTCGACCGGGAGTTGATCAAAGTCCTGCTGCCTGAGCGGCAGGGCTTACGAAAGAGTTAA
- a CDS encoding beta-ribofuranosylaminobenzene 5'-phosphate synthase, with amino-acid sequence MEPLTAEKISEKVHEIEQRVGRLSPMQKVLIGTDGSVTNLLEMATGHPVTITTRVQEVVAADPGTAAALEIEPGDEVNYRVVELKDSVTGEVLIYAVSRTPLRRLAPEFRQDLMRADIPIGRILSRHRIESRREITDARVIQAGTDLARTFNVHRFESMLSRKYRIIHREEPLIAIEEVFPCTSFADEVRVLVDAPSRIHITLLDMNGASGRVDGGVGVTLDEPGCVLDARKSADISVHGGDEGGRHRVLGAARAVVEGLRLPGGAEITLHAAARQHAGLGSGTQVALATAAALCRLYDRDLPVPDLARIVGRGGTSGIGTAAFEQGGFILDGGHRFGSPGGKQDFRPSAASRGIAPPPVLARHRFPEDWRILLVTPDVEAGAHGGREVDIFRTHCPVPLDEVRELCHEVLMRMIPGLVEHDLDLFGSAVNRVQHLGFKKVEVAMQHPIIPALLEGTVQAGAAGAGLSSFGPTVYAIGDSGMEDVARAAKEVLGDCGGSVLLTRARNCGAGVRVG; translated from the coding sequence ATGGAACCCCTGACTGCAGAGAAGATCAGCGAGAAAGTCCACGAGATCGAGCAACGCGTCGGCCGGCTTTCCCCGATGCAGAAGGTTCTCATCGGGACCGACGGATCGGTAACGAACCTCCTCGAGATGGCGACCGGGCACCCCGTCACCATCACCACCCGGGTGCAGGAGGTCGTCGCCGCCGACCCCGGGACAGCGGCCGCGCTTGAGATTGAACCTGGTGACGAGGTCAACTACCGCGTTGTGGAGTTGAAGGACAGCGTGACGGGAGAGGTCCTCATCTACGCGGTCTCCCGCACCCCGCTCCGGCGGCTTGCCCCCGAGTTCAGGCAGGACCTCATGCGGGCCGATATCCCCATCGGCAGGATCCTCTCCCGCCACCGGATAGAGTCGCGCCGGGAGATCACCGATGCCCGCGTCATCCAGGCCGGGACGGACCTCGCACGGACGTTCAACGTCCACCGGTTTGAGTCGATGCTCTCCCGGAAATACCGGATCATCCACCGCGAAGAGCCGCTGATCGCCATCGAGGAGGTCTTCCCCTGCACGTCGTTTGCAGACGAAGTCAGGGTGCTGGTCGACGCCCCGTCCCGGATCCACATCACCCTGCTTGACATGAACGGTGCCTCGGGCAGGGTGGACGGCGGGGTCGGGGTCACCCTCGACGAGCCCGGGTGTGTCCTGGATGCGCGGAAGAGCGCGGATATCAGCGTGCATGGCGGCGACGAGGGGGGCCGGCACAGGGTTCTTGGGGCAGCCCGGGCGGTGGTAGAGGGACTCCGCCTGCCGGGCGGCGCTGAGATCACCCTGCATGCCGCCGCCCGACAGCATGCAGGGCTCGGGAGCGGGACGCAGGTTGCGCTCGCCACAGCCGCCGCCCTCTGCCGGCTCTACGACCGGGATCTTCCTGTGCCTGATCTCGCGCGGATCGTCGGCCGTGGCGGGACGTCGGGCATCGGCACGGCGGCGTTCGAGCAGGGCGGGTTTATCCTGGACGGCGGGCACCGGTTCGGCTCTCCCGGGGGTAAACAGGACTTCCGCCCCTCGGCGGCATCACGGGGCATCGCACCGCCGCCGGTCCTCGCCCGGCACCGGTTCCCGGAGGACTGGCGCATCCTGCTCGTTACGCCGGATGTTGAGGCAGGGGCGCACGGGGGAAGGGAAGTCGATATCTTCCGCACACACTGCCCGGTGCCCTTAGATGAGGTGCGGGAACTCTGCCACGAGGTGCTCATGCGGATGATCCCGGGGCTGGTCGAGCACGACCTCGACCTCTTCGGTTCGGCTGTCAACCGGGTCCAGCACCTGGGGTTCAAGAAGGTCGAGGTGGCCATGCAGCACCCCATCATCCCGGCGCTCCTCGAGGGAACAGTGCAGGCCGGCGCCGCCGGGGCGGGCCTGAGCTCGTTCGGGCCGACGGTCTATGCGATCGGGGATTCGGGCATGGAGGATGTGGCCCGGGCGGCGAAGGAGGTCCTCGGCGACTGCGGGGGGTCGGTGCTCCTGACGCGGGCGAGGAACTGCGGGGCGGGCGTGCGGGTGGGGTGA
- a CDS encoding beta-CASP ribonuclease aCPSF1, with protein sequence MVIEDKLQELKEQINKIVPSGITISDVEFEGPELVIYTDDPKQFADQADLIKVLARDLRKRIVVRPNILEDPERAAQEIRTVVPENAGISDLFFDPETGEVLIEAEKPGVVIGKNGVTLREITKQIGWTPKVVRTPPIESSTVKQIRTFLRSVKDERKAFLRKIGHRIHRETTSKDQWLRVTTLGCCREVGRAAFLISTPESKVLVDCGEKPGNTANGTPYIYVPEIYPLDSLDAVVLTHAHLDHCALVPLLFKYGYEGPVYSTPPTRDLSAMLQLDYLDVVRKETDKIPYTSNEVKTYIKHSITLNYGSVTDIAPDIKLTFHNAGHILGSAIAHFHIGEGLYNIAFTGDFNYQKTRLFSPAVSSFPRLEALFMESTYGGSNDIQPQRRDAEERLYEAVSTTLKRGGKVIIPAFAVGRSQEVMLALEEGIRKKKIPPVKIYLDGMIREATAIHTTYPEYLNNDLRNQIFREGLNPFLADAFVQVDSPDLREQVISGEPCVIITTSGMLSGGPVMEYLKALGPDERNMLIFVGYQADGTLGRRIQKGWREIPLGWRETIVINLEIATTDGFSGHSDRKQLMNYVAHLQPRPEKIFTIHGDENKTIDLASSIYKRYRIETHSPMNLETYRMI encoded by the coding sequence ATGGTGATTGAAGATAAGCTTCAGGAACTGAAAGAGCAGATCAACAAGATTGTTCCCAGCGGGATTACGATCTCGGATGTCGAGTTCGAAGGGCCTGAACTGGTCATCTACACCGATGACCCGAAACAGTTCGCCGACCAGGCAGACCTGATAAAAGTACTTGCACGTGACCTGCGCAAGCGTATCGTCGTGCGTCCGAATATCCTCGAGGACCCGGAACGGGCAGCCCAGGAGATCAGGACCGTTGTGCCGGAGAACGCAGGGATCTCCGACCTCTTCTTCGACCCGGAGACCGGGGAGGTCCTGATTGAAGCGGAGAAACCCGGTGTGGTCATCGGCAAGAACGGTGTAACACTCCGGGAGATCACAAAACAGATAGGCTGGACGCCGAAGGTGGTCCGGACACCGCCCATCGAGAGTTCCACGGTGAAGCAGATCCGGACGTTCCTGCGTTCAGTGAAGGACGAGCGGAAAGCGTTCCTACGAAAGATTGGTCACCGTATCCACCGCGAGACCACGAGCAAGGACCAGTGGCTGCGTGTCACCACGCTCGGGTGCTGCCGGGAGGTCGGCCGGGCGGCGTTCCTGATATCGACGCCGGAGAGCAAGGTACTGGTAGACTGTGGCGAGAAACCAGGCAACACCGCGAACGGGACGCCCTACATCTACGTGCCCGAGATCTACCCGCTCGACTCCCTTGACGCGGTGGTGCTCACCCACGCACACCTTGACCACTGTGCCCTTGTTCCCCTCCTCTTCAAGTACGGCTACGAGGGGCCGGTCTACTCGACCCCGCCGACAAGGGACCTCTCGGCGATGCTCCAGCTCGACTACCTGGACGTCGTCAGGAAGGAGACCGATAAGATCCCCTACACCTCAAACGAGGTGAAGACCTACATTAAGCACTCCATAACCCTCAACTACGGCAGCGTGACCGATATCGCCCCCGATATCAAACTCACGTTCCATAATGCGGGGCACATCCTCGGGTCGGCCATCGCGCATTTCCATATCGGGGAGGGGCTCTATAACATCGCGTTCACCGGTGACTTCAACTACCAGAAGACCAGGCTCTTCTCCCCCGCGGTATCGTCGTTCCCGCGCCTGGAGGCGCTCTTCATGGAGAGCACCTACGGCGGGTCGAACGATATCCAGCCGCAGCGGAGAGATGCAGAGGAGAGACTCTACGAGGCAGTCTCGACGACGCTCAAGCGCGGGGGCAAGGTAATCATCCCCGCATTCGCCGTCGGGCGGTCACAGGAGGTCATGCTGGCCCTCGAGGAAGGCATCCGGAAGAAGAAGATACCGCCGGTGAAGATCTACCTCGACGGGATGATCCGGGAGGCAACGGCGATCCACACCACCTATCCGGAGTACCTGAACAACGACCTGCGGAACCAGATCTTCCGCGAGGGATTAAACCCCTTCCTTGCCGATGCCTTTGTCCAGGTGGATTCGCCGGACCTCCGTGAGCAGGTCATCTCCGGCGAACCTTGTGTCATCATAACCACGAGCGGTATGCTGAGCGGCGGGCCGGTGATGGAGTACCTCAAGGCCCTCGGCCCTGATGAGCGCAACATGCTCATCTTCGTCGGTTACCAGGCGGATGGAACACTCGGGCGGCGCATCCAGAAAGGTTGGCGCGAGATCCCGCTCGGGTGGCGCGAGACGATCGTCATCAACCTCGAGATAGCTACCACCGATGGGTTCTCCGGCCACTCTGACCGGAAGCAGCTGATGAACTATGTCGCACATCTTCAGCCGCGGCCGGAGAAGATCTTCACCATCCACGGCGATGAGAACAAGACCATCGACCTTGCAAGTTCCATCTACAAGCGCTACCGTATCGAGACGCACTCCCCCATGAACCTTGAAACCTACCGCATGATCTAG
- a CDS encoding aldehyde dehydrogenase family protein — translation MKVLINGEWRDSLSGKMFAVHNPATGDVVGEAPLCGEDDLRSAVEAAGEAFADWSAKNPRDRGKILFFAAEEVRRRNRELGSLLTAEQGKPIREAVDEINGFANILEYYYALSAGERGEYQNLRGYGHTLVERRPLGICGAIIPWNMPAIIMGWKIGPALVAGNTMVLKPARTAPLTCGKLAEILAGAGLPPGVLNVVTGPGETVGREIARNPAIRKVSFTGEGGTGRQVALDAAPALKQLTLELGGSDPMIVCDDADIRMAVEGVIRGRFYNCGQTCTAVKRLYVYESIADEFIRHLRARVEEIVVGNGMERGVSMGPLNNRPGLDRLVRQVDAARERDEGEIITGGRAPEGKNYGRGFFFLPTLITRVPQDSVLFSEEVFGPVLPIATVTDLDEALERANDSRYGLGASVWTRSTDVIARVTRELEAGIVWVNQHLRTPPEVPFGGTKESGIGRENGRRALDEYTEEKTVLIRLQ, via the coding sequence ATGAAGGTCTTGATCAACGGCGAGTGGCGCGATTCTCTCTCAGGGAAGATGTTTGCGGTGCATAATCCCGCCACAGGGGACGTCGTCGGGGAGGCTCCTCTCTGCGGTGAAGATGATCTCCGAAGCGCCGTGGAGGCGGCGGGGGAGGCGTTCGCGGACTGGTCGGCCAAAAACCCGAGGGACAGGGGGAAGATCCTCTTCTTCGCTGCGGAGGAGGTGCGGCGCAGGAACAGAGAACTCGGGTCGCTCCTGACCGCCGAGCAGGGGAAGCCTATCCGGGAAGCGGTTGATGAGATCAACGGGTTTGCAAACATCCTCGAGTACTACTATGCCCTCTCCGCCGGGGAGCGGGGGGAATACCAGAACCTCCGGGGGTATGGCCACACCCTCGTCGAGAGACGCCCGCTCGGTATCTGCGGTGCGATCATTCCCTGGAACATGCCGGCGATCATCATGGGCTGGAAGATCGGGCCGGCCCTGGTGGCGGGGAACACCATGGTCTTAAAACCTGCCCGGACCGCCCCGCTGACCTGTGGTAAACTTGCGGAGATCCTCGCGGGTGCCGGTCTCCCGCCGGGCGTCCTGAACGTCGTCACCGGGCCGGGGGAGACGGTCGGCCGGGAGATTGCCCGCAACCCTGCGATCAGGAAGGTCTCGTTCACCGGTGAGGGGGGGACCGGCAGGCAGGTCGCCCTGGACGCCGCGCCCGCACTGAAGCAACTCACGCTGGAACTCGGGGGGAGCGACCCCATGATCGTCTGCGATGATGCCGATATCCGGATGGCGGTCGAGGGGGTTATCAGGGGACGGTTCTACAACTGCGGCCAGACCTGTACGGCGGTGAAGCGGCTCTATGTCTATGAGTCGATCGCTGACGAGTTTATCAGGCACCTGAGAGCGAGGGTCGAGGAGATCGTGGTCGGGAACGGCATGGAGCGTGGCGTCAGCATGGGCCCACTGAACAACCGGCCGGGCCTTGATCGGTTGGTGCGCCAGGTGGATGCCGCCCGGGAGCGGGATGAGGGGGAGATCATCACTGGTGGGAGAGCTCCTGAAGGAAAGAACTACGGGCGCGGGTTCTTCTTCCTGCCGACGCTTATTACTAGGGTTCCGCAAGACTCTGTTCTCTTTTCGGAGGAGGTCTTTGGGCCGGTGCTCCCCATCGCCACTGTCACAGACCTCGATGAGGCGCTCGAGCGGGCGAACGACAGCCGCTACGGTCTCGGGGCATCGGTATGGACCCGGAGCACAGACGTTATCGCCCGCGTGACGAGGGAACTCGAGGCCGGGATCGTCTGGGTCAACCAGCACCTGCGCACTCCGCCTGAGGTGCCGTTTGGGGGGACGAAGGAGAGCGGTATCGGGAGAGAGAACGGCCGCCGGGCGCTTGATGAGTACACTGAGGAGAAGACCGTCCTGATACGGCTGCAATAG